Proteins encoded together in one Vigna angularis cultivar LongXiaoDou No.4 chromosome 5, ASM1680809v1, whole genome shotgun sequence window:
- the LOC108324824 gene encoding uncharacterized protein LOC108324824: protein MDESLSSIMEVREDFMVSPDGDSKPTLRSAYFQKPLAKSLEGSISEVLSTSMNMPLPPVFEPKKWPLIVHFSWWRSRKRKWVEWVDALRDRYESVWKKVGIFEAIMSTKCSLVKDRNLCIGVAEKWCPQTNTILFPWGEATITLEDVMVLGGYPVVGDPIFTTLQSQEMIEVQEKLILARKEPWKRNKGNVSLSAWMDIFRNSGSEIEHEAFLATWLTMVGFSPNDCVNQLVFPIAIHLARGNPIALGPTVLASIYQDLSLLKETVVDLTKN from the coding sequence ATGGATGAATCATTGTCGAGCATCATGGAGGTGAGGGAAGATTTCATGGTTTCACCAGATGGTGACAGTAAACCAACTTTGAGATCTGCCTATTTTCAGAAACCCCTTGCAAAGTCCCTTGAAGGATCAATTTCTGAGGTCCTTTCAACTTCTATGAATATGCCACTGCCACCTGTTTTTGAACCAAAGAAGTGGCCTTTGATTGTCCATTTCAGCTGGTGGCGCTCCAGAAAACGGAAATGGGTTGAATGGGTGGATGCCCTTCGAGACAGGTATGAATCAGTGTGGAAGAAAGTTGGTATCTTTGAAGCCATCATGAGTACCAAGTGTTCCCTGGTGAAAGATCGGAACTTGTGTATTGGGGTTGCTGAGAAGTGGTGTCCTCAGACAAATACCATTTTATTTCCATGGGGTGAGGCAACAATCACCTTGGAGGATGTTATGGTGTTGGGGGGTTACCCTGTTGTTGGTGATCCTATCTTCACCACACTTCAAAGCCAGGAAATGATAGAAGTGCAGGAAAAACTGATTCTTGCAAGAAAGGAACCTTGGAAGAGGAATAAAGGTAACGTTTCCTTATCAGCATGGATGGATATTTTTCGCAATAGTGGTAGTGAAATAGAGCATGAAGCATTCCTAGCAACTTGGTTGACAATGGTTGGTTTTTCCCCCAATGACTGTGTTAATCAACTTGTTTTCCCTATTGCCATTCATCTTGCTAGAGGGAACCCCATTGCTTTGGGACCAACAGTTTTGGCCAGCATATATCAGGATTTGTCTTTGTTAAAGGAAACAGTAGTTGACTTGACAAAAAACTAA